In Lactococcus protaetiae, the genomic window ATCCTGATTTGCCTTTTGATTATTTTGATGAATTGCTGGCTCGTATCCAAGATATTCGGACTTCTGAGAGACGATTCTATCAAAAAATTACGGATATTTATGCGACAAGTATTGACTACGACCCGACGGAGGAGATGAGTATTTTATTCTTCCAGACCGTTCAAAACAAACTGCATTGGGCGATTACTGGGCAAACCGCAGCACAGATTATTCGCTCACGTGCGGATGCTAAAAAGCCAAATATGGGCTTGACCAACTGGCGTGGAGCAACGGTTAGAAAGTCAGATGTTGGCGTTGCGAAGAATTATCTTAATCAAGATGAATTAGGTGCTTTGAACGATATTGTTGAGGCGTATTTAACCTTTGCACAAGCTCAGGCAAATCGCCGCATTCCGATGTATATGAAAGACTGGATTGAGGCATTAGACGGTTTCTTGACCCTCAGTCGGCGTGATGTTTTGATAGGTGCGGGAAAAATCTCACATGACTTAGCAATAGAGCATGCAAACTCAGAGTACGAGAATTTTAAGCAGTTGCGTCTGTCAGAGCAGGATAAATTACCTATTGTATTTGACGAACTGTTAGGAGGTGGCGAGATTGACTCCTGAGCAATTAAAAGCCAGTATCTTGCAGCGAGCAATGGAGGGGAAACTTGTTCCGCAAGACCCAAACGATGAACCAGCGAGTGAGCTGCTAAAACGTATCAAGGCTGAGAAAGAAAAACTCATCAAAGCAGGAAAAATCAAGCGAGATAAGAACGAAACTGAGATTTTTCGTGGTGCTGATGGTTTACATTATGAGAAGTTTGCAGACGGGACGGTTAAAGAAATTGAAGTGCCGTTTGAGATTCCTGAGAGTTGGGAGTGGGTTCGGCTAAGTACAATCTCGTCAAAAATCCATTATGGTTATACTGCCTCAGCAAAAGAAGTTGGGAATGCTAAACTTCTTAGAATAACTGATATTCAAAATAATCAAGTAAACTGGGAGACAGTCCCATATTGCGATATAAGCCTAGATAAACTCCCAAACATGCAATTGGTAGAGAACGATATATTGATTGCTAGGACAGGTGGTACGATTGGAAAAAGCTTTCTGATTCAAAATGTGACTGAAGTAGCTGTTTTTGCCTCTTACTTAATTAGAGTTCAAATGGTCGTCGGAAATGTTTCGGATTTCGTGAAAACATTTATTGAAAGCCCAAATTATTGGGTACAGCTTCAAGAAATGTCAATGGGGACGGGACAGCCCAACGTCAATGCGACAAATTTATCTACCTTGTTGATTCCAGTTGCTCCAATAGCAGAACAAGAAAGAATATTTAGCCGTATTGATGAATTAGAACATAATATCCAGCAATATTCAGATAGCTACCAAGCACTTGAGAAACTCAACAAAGAATTTCCAGAAAAACTGCGTAAATCCACCCTCCAACACGCCATGCAAGGGAAACTTGTTCCACAAGACCCGAATGATGAACCTGTCGAGATTTTACTCGAAAAAATCCGATCCGAAAAGCTGAGACTCTATGAGACAGGCAAGCTCAAGAAGAAAGATTTGCAGGAGACGGTCATCTATAAAGCTGAGGATAACTCATATTATCAGAAGATACAAGAAACCATTGAAAAGATTGAAGTTCCTTATTCAATTCCAACTAACTGGCAATGGCTCAAAATGCAACAGTTAAACGAGCTAATTATGGGTCAAAGTCCTAAAGGTAATGCTGTAACTGAGTTTGAAACAAGCAATTCCATAGAGTTTCATCAAGGGAAAAGTGATTTTACTTCTGATATTCTAGGACGCTCTTCAAAATACACAACTCAAGTTACAAAATTCGTTTCAGCTCCAAGTATTGTAATGTCAGTAAGAGCACCTGTCGGAGATGTAAATTTGCTTAATCATAATATTGTGATTGGTCGTGGTTTAGCAGCAATAACGCCCTATAGACCTATGTCTAGGAATTTTGAATATCTGTATCTCAAAACTCTAAAGCTGGATTTGGAACGAAAGGCAACAGGCTCTACTTTCAAAGCCATAACTGGACAAATTCTTCAAAATACGCTAGTTTTACTACCTCCACTTGAAGAACAAGAACGCATCGTTACACAAGTTGAGAAATTTTATTCTCAAATTGCTCAACTGCCTCGGTAATTCTTCCTTGCTCCGCCATCGGTGGAATAGGAATAAGCAAAGCGTTAATACTTGACGAATTTAAGGTCGTTCCTTTAATCGCATCTTTTGACTCGCCACCATTTGCGATATTCGGCAGAAACTTGAAAAGATAATTTCTAAATATATTTTCCATATCAAAATATGGGAAAATGGAGATGATTGCCTCGTTGTGAGAAGCATCAATCCCAAGAATTGAAACACGCCCAACCGTGAGCTTAAAACTCATGAGCAAAGTACCCCTCGGAGAAACCTTATCTCTAAACAAAGGAATAGCTAAATTAGACAACTTTTCTTTAGTAGCTGTTATCACTCCGTTTTCGGGCATATCTGCGATAGAAACCCAAGGTATATCGAAGCCCCAATATTCTGTGGCAGACCTTGGAGGTGTTTTTCCCAAGTAATAGCTAACCACATCTTTGAAACGACAATATCGCCAAGTATTTGGTAACTCTGAAATATCATTAAGTTTTTCTTCAGAGTTGCCTATCTTCTCATAATATGAGCTGACTGAACAAAAAAACACAGAAATTTCCATAAAATCTCTGTGTTCCCACATTACCAAGTAACGACTTTATCCACAATATCCTGCTGTTCATTCGCTGACTTTCTGAGATAAATTCGAGTGGTTTCAATGCTCTCGTGCCCCATCAAATCAGCAAGCAGGGCAATATCATTGTATTTACTCAAAAAATTCTTCGCAAAAAGATGGCGAAAAGAGTGCGGATATACGACTTTCGGATTGAGCCCATACTTTTCAGCATAGTTTTTGAGTTGTTGAGCGATGCCACGTGTGGTTATCGGCTCATCAAAACGATTAAGAAAGAGGTAGCCCGTCTGCCTCTTTTCGTTTTCAAGCCATTTCAAAGTTTCCGTCCGCAAGCGTTTTGGTATGTAAAGCCGCCTGACTTTCCCACCTTTGGAATAAATGTCAAAATAGCCAATCTCAACATGCTCAACCTTAATTTTGATGAGTTCACTGACTCGTGCTCCCGTCGCTCCCAAATACCAGACAACAAAAGTCCATTTGAGATTACCGTCATTTCGGAGTTTTCGCTTGAGAAAAAGATAATCGGCGTGGCTGATGACATCTTCCAAAAAAGACTTCTGTTGAATTTTGATGAAGTTCAATTTCAGCTTGTCTTTGTGAATAAATTCAAGGTATTTGTTAATTCCTTGAATCCGGAGATTGACCGTTTTTGGTTTGAAATGTTCGAGCAGATAACCTTTGTACTCTAACAAATCTTCAAGTTTCAGCTCATAGTTTTTCAAAAAATAGTTTGTACCGTAAAGATAAGACCTCACGGTGTTTTCAGCAAGCCCTTGCTTTCGCAGGTACAGTTCAAATGGATTCATGGATTTTCTCCTATCTTTGTCCTGATAGGAAATTCCACCGCATGACATTATTTTACCGCTTTTAGGCTGTTGATTTCTTGAGTGAGCATAGAAATACTACGAATAATGCGTTCTTGCTCAGATTTTGGTGGAACTGGAAGTAGAAAATTTGGGATGTCCCTGAGGTTTATTTTATAAGTGTGTGTTCCACCTCCGACTTTTACTTCATCAATCCAATTAGTCCCTACTGGCGAATTTATGACCTCAATAATAAAATCAACAATCGAATTATCAATTAATCGAACAAGCCCCAAACTTACAAAGATGCTATACTCGAAATCTAGCGTATTTTTAAGTGCTTTTCCTAATGTCCCAATCCGACAAAATAATATATCGTCTTTTTGGGGCAATACTCGTTTCTTCAATATTTCGTGTTCAGTCTTGCTAATGTATTTGATACGTTGGAAAGTAAATTTTCCTGAAGATATGTTTTGGACGCTTAAAAATGGTATGCCATTTTCAGTATAAGCAGGTGTTTTGTGAGTACCATCTGTTACAAGCTGTGACAAGTCTCTAAGTTTAATCCACTTCCAATTCTGAGGTATCTCAAACGGAACATCAATTTTTACAGTATTTTCCCCATCTTGCTGATAATATGAGTTATCCTCAGCTTTATAGATGACCGTCTCCTGCAAATCTTTCTTCTTGAGCTTGCCTGTCTCATAGAGTCTCAGCTTTTCGGATCGGATTTTTTCGAGTAAAATCTCGACAGGTTCATCATTCGGGTCTTGTGGAACAAGTTTCCCTTGCATGGCGTATTGGAGGATGGATTTGCGGAGTTTGTCGGGGAAGGTTTTGTTGATGAGTTCTAATTGGTTGTAGTTTTGAGCATAGGTATTTATTTTAGGAAAAAATTGTTCTATTATTTTAACAAGACGTAGTTGTTCATTGATTGGAGGAAGAGCCACAAAATAATCTTTTAACATTGGGACTGTCAGCTGAGGGATACTTGTTC contains:
- a CDS encoding virulence RhuM family protein, producing the protein MTNENQLPQATNSQFLIYQSEDGKLKIDVKFDGDTVWLTQDQLVQLFQSSKANVSEHIKHIFEDGELEENSVVRKFRTTASDGKKYNKKFYNLDMIISVGYRIKSRTATKFRQWATEHLREFIVKGFMLDDERLKNPDLPFDYFDELLARIQDIRTSERRFYQKITDIYATSIDYDPTEEMSILFFQTVQNKLHWAITGQTAAQIIRSRADAKKPNMGLTNWRGATVRKSDVGVAKNYLNQDELGALNDIVEAYLTFAQAQANRRIPMYMKDWIEALDGFLTLSRRDVLIGAGKISHDLAIEHANSEYENFKQLRLSEQDKLPIVFDELLGGGEIDS
- a CDS encoding restriction endonuclease subunit S; this encodes MTPEQLKASILQRAMEGKLVPQDPNDEPASELLKRIKAEKEKLIKAGKIKRDKNETEIFRGADGLHYEKFADGTVKEIEVPFEIPESWEWVRLSTISSKIHYGYTASAKEVGNAKLLRITDIQNNQVNWETVPYCDISLDKLPNMQLVENDILIARTGGTIGKSFLIQNVTEVAVFASYLIRVQMVVGNVSDFVKTFIESPNYWVQLQEMSMGTGQPNVNATNLSTLLIPVAPIAEQERIFSRIDELEHNIQQYSDSYQALEKLNKEFPEKLRKSTLQHAMQGKLVPQDPNDEPVEILLEKIRSEKLRLYETGKLKKKDLQETVIYKAEDNSYYQKIQETIEKIEVPYSIPTNWQWLKMQQLNELIMGQSPKGNAVTEFETSNSIEFHQGKSDFTSDILGRSSKYTTQVTKFVSAPSIVMSVRAPVGDVNLLNHNIVIGRGLAAITPYRPMSRNFEYLYLKTLKLDLERKATGSTFKAITGQILQNTLVLLPPLEEQERIVTQVEKFYSQIAQLPR
- a CDS encoding restriction endonuclease subunit S; this encodes MWEHRDFMEISVFFCSVSSYYEKIGNSEEKLNDISELPNTWRYCRFKDVVSYYLGKTPPRSATEYWGFDIPWVSIADMPENGVITATKEKLSNLAIPLFRDKVSPRGTLLMSFKLTVGRVSILGIDASHNEAIISIFPYFDMENIFRNYLFKFLPNIANGGESKDAIKGTTLNSSSINALLIPIPPMAEQGRITEAVEQFENKISQLV
- a CDS encoding tyrosine-type recombinase/integrase, which translates into the protein MNPFELYLRKQGLAENTVRSYLYGTNYFLKNYELKLEDLLEYKGYLLEHFKPKTVNLRIQGINKYLEFIHKDKLKLNFIKIQQKSFLEDVISHADYLFLKRKLRNDGNLKWTFVVWYLGATGARVSELIKIKVEHVEIGYFDIYSKGGKVRRLYIPKRLRTETLKWLENEKRQTGYLFLNRFDEPITTRGIAQQLKNYAEKYGLNPKVVYPHSFRHLFAKNFLSKYNDIALLADLMGHESIETTRIYLRKSANEQQDIVDKVVTW
- a CDS encoding restriction endonuclease subunit S yields the protein MATNTMLASSAFINSFLLFSKVDNLHYEKFADGTLKAVEVPFDIPESWEWVRFSKIVSNIFAGGDRPEICTENETPITQIPIYSNGAKNDGLYGYTDAPRVTEKSLTISGRGTIGYSSIRNSPFVPIVRLIVIQTNEKFIGLEFLKYFFDCILPTGQGTSIPQLTVPMLKDYFVALPPINEQLRLVKIIEQFFPKINTYAQNYNQLELINKTFPDKLRKSILQYAMQGKLVPQDPNDEPVEILLEKIRSEKLRLYETGKLKKKDLQETVIYKAEDNSYYQQDGENTVKIDVPFEIPQNWKWIKLRDLSQLVTDGTHKTPAYTENGIPFLSVQNISSGKFTFQRIKYISKTEHEILKKRVLPQKDDILFCRIGTLGKALKNTLDFEYSIFVSLGLVRLIDNSIVDFIIEVINSPVGTNWIDEVKVGGGTHTYKINLRDIPNFLLPVPPKSEQERIIRSISMLTQEINSLKAVK